The Gammaproteobacteria bacterium genome includes the window TTCTGCAGCAAGTCGTCCAGCTCAATGCCGTCGATAAGGTCCAGCGGGTCGAGCACGTTGCCCTTGGCTTTTGACATCTTTTGTCCGTCTTCATCGCGGATCAGGCCATGGATGTAGACCTCGCGGAACGGGACGTCGCCCATAAACTTCAGCCCCATCATGATCATCCGGGCGACCCAGAAAAAGATGATGTCGAAGCCGGTTACCAGCACAGACGTCGGGTAATAGGTGGCCAGTTCCGGCGTGCGCTGTGGCCATCCAAGGGTCGAAAAGGGCCACAGCGCCGAAGAAAACCAGGTGTCGAGCACATCCTCGTCCTGGCGCAGTGGCAGGTCGTCGGCCAGTCCGTTTCGGGCGCGGATTTCCTGTTCGTCGCGACCCACGTAGACATTTTCCTCGTCGTCGTACCATGCCGGAATACGATGACCCCACCACAGCTGGCGGCTGATGCACCAGTCCTGGATGTTGTACATCCAGTCGAAATAGGTTTTGGCCCAGTTGCCGGGTACAAAGCGAATATCGCCATTTTCCACGGCCGCAATTGCCGGCTTTGCCAGCGGTTCGGCACGGACGTACCACTGGTCAGTCAGGTACGGCTCGACCACCTCGCCGCTGCGGTCACCACGCGGCACCTTGAGCTTGTGTGGTTCGATTTTTTCCAGCAGTCCGAGCTGTTCAATATCTGTGACGATGCGGTCGCGCGCATCAAATCGTTCCATGCCGCGATAGGGTTCCGGCACCTGGTCGTTCAGTCTTGCATCATCGGTGAGGATGTTGATCATCGGCAGGGCATGGCGCTGGCCGATTTCATAGTCGTTAAAGTCATGGGCCGGTGTGATCTTCACGCAGCCACTGCCAAACTCCGGATCGACATAGTCATCGGCAATTATCGGGATCGTCCGCCCGGTCAGTGGCAACTCCACTTCTTTGCCGACCAGGTCGCGATAGCGCTCGTCGTCCGGGTGTACCGCCACCGCGGTATCTCCGAGCATTGTTTCCGGACGTGTTGTGGCGACAACCAGCCAGCGTGGTTCTGTCGCACCGCATAGCGGATAACGAAAATGCCAAAGCTTGCCGTCTTCCTCCTCGGACAGCACCTCGAGATCGGACAGCGCGGTGTGCAGCACCGGGTCCCAGTTGACCAGCCGTTTGCCGCGGTAAATGAGGCCGTCCTCGTGCAGCCGCACAAACACTTCGATGACGGCACGTGACAGGCCTTCATCCATCGTGAACCGTTCACGCGACCAGTCGACCGAGGCACCCAGTCGGCGCAACTGGTTGGAGATGGTGCCGCCGGAATGTTCCTTCCATTGCCAGACGCGCTCGAGGAACGCTTCGCGACCGAGCTCGCGCCGGGTTTTTCCTTCGGCATTAAGCTGGCGTTCGACCACCATCTGGGTTGCGATGCCGGCATGGTCAGTGCCCGGCTGCCACAGGGTGTCACGGCCGGTCATGCGGTGATAACGCGTAAGCGTGTCCATGATCGTGTCCTGGAACGCGTGACCCATGTGCAGCGTGCCGGTAACGTTTGGCGGCGGAATCATGATGCAGTAGGGGTCGCCCTTGCCGGAGGGCCTGAAATGGCCATTCCGCTCCCAGAACTGGTAGCAATCAGTTTCGATACGCGCCGGGTCGTAGGTCTTTTCCATCATCGGCGCAGTATACCGGCCCCGGCGCCGTCGGTGGTGGCGGCCAAAAGCCGGTGCCTAGCGGATATTGTGGGATTCGAGCTGGTAGCCGCGATCGCGGTAGAAACGGAAGCGCTCGCGACCGGCCTTGCGCCGATCGTCGTGATTGTCGACCAATTCGGCAACGCGCTCGAAGCGACTGAACCAGGTTGGCACCTCGGGGCTGAGGTTAATCAACAGGTCGAGCTCGGTGTCGGGTTCGCTGTCGTTGCCGATTAGCGCGGCGAGCCTCGCACTTTCAGCAGCCGGCGCAATCGCGTGTGGCAAAAAACTGATGTCGCGGAACGTCCACAGCAGCTCGTCCAGCCGGGCAGCCTGGTCTGGTGTTGCGGTGTTTATGAAACAGCGCATCCCGCGTCCCCACGCCTTGTCTACCAGCCGGCAGGCAAAGCGCTGCAGGCCGTCACCTGAGTCGTCATCGAGTATGTAGAAATCGACGCGAGTCACTCGGCACGTGCGCGATCGATCAGAAACTGTGACAACAAGCCAACCGGCCGGCCGGTAGCGCCTTTCTGGTCACCCGATTTCCAGGCGCTGCCGGCAATATCCAGGTGCGCCCAGTTCAGCCCGTCGGCAAATTTTTGCAGGAAGCAACCGGCGGTAATTGCACCGCCGGGTTTGCCGCCAACATTTGCGAAGTCTGCAAAGTTGCTCTTCAGGCTTTCTGCGTACTCGGGTGTGAGAGGTAACGGCCATGCAACATCACCGGCGCGACGGCCCGCATCCAGCAGCTCGTCTGCCAGATCCTGGTGCGGCGTCATCAGACCGCTGTGGTGGGCGCCAAGTGCAATGACGCAGGCGCCGGTTAGCGTGGCGATGTCGATGACAGTGTCCGGATTGAACTTGCGCGAATAAGTCAGGGCATCACACAGGATAAGCCTTCCTTCCGCATCGGTATTGAGAATTTCCACGGTTTGACCGGACATGGTTTCAACAATGTCGCCCGGGCGGGTGGCCGAACCGCTTGGCATGTTCTCGCAGGCCGGCACGATGCCAACGACATTGATCGGCAGACGCATCCTGGCCAGTGCGAGCATGGTGCCGAAAACGCTGGCGGCGCCACACATGTCGAATTTCATTTCGTCCATCGCGGCCGCCGGCTTGATGGATATGCCGCCGGTATCAAACGTGATGCCTTTTCCGACCAGTGCAATGGGCGCATCGTCGCCCCCACCGGAGTATTCCATCACTATAAGCTGTGGCGGTGCGTCGGCACCGGCAGTTACGCTGAGAAATGCGCCCATACCATGGCGTTTCATCGCCGCGCGATCCAGGACTTTTGTCGTAACGCTCTTGTAGCGTTTCGCCAACTGGCGACCGGTATCGGCCAGGTGTGCGGGCGTGCAGACGTTGGCCGGGCGATTACCGAGAGTGCGCGCCAGCGCAACACCCGCATTAATCGCAGCGGCGTCTTTCAATGCGCGGTCCATCTCGGTTGCCGCATTGCGATCTGCTCCCGCGACGCCGAGTTTCTTGAGTTTGGGTCGCTTGTCTTTTTTCGACTTGAGTTCATCGAAGCGGTAGAAGGCGCTGTCAAAGTCATGCGCGGTCAGTCGCGCAACAGCGTAGCCATCGAGTCCGTCAACTGTTTCCCGTGTCAGAAAGCTGATGGCGCTGGCCGCTCCGGTCTTCGCCAGTGCTGCAGCCGCTGCGGCATTGGCAGAGCGCAACTGGCGGGCGCCGAATTCTTTCTTTTTACCCAGGCCCACGAGCAGCACACGTTTGCACGACACACCCGGTAGCCGGCCGAGCAGCAACGTAGCGCCGGGTCTGCCGTCGATGTCGCCGCTGCTGATAGCTGCTGAAACTGCCTTGCCTGAAGCGACATCGAGGGCGGCTGCATCTGCACTGAGACGGCGAGCCTGATAGATGCCGACGATGGCGCAGTCGGTACGTTGCCGCGCCGGGCCGGCGCTGGTCGTATGAAAATCCATTGAATCTCCCGGGGTGGTACGAGTGGCGGCCTTCAGGCCGTCGTACAATGGCGCCGTAGTTTACAGTAAGGCCCTTTCCTGTGGAACCTGGCTTTTGCGCTCGATAATCAACAAGTATCTGACCCGCGAGGTTTTCTCCGCATGGCTGGCGGTTACGGTCGTGCTGCTGTTTATCCTGCTCAGCAACCAGTTTGCACGGGTGCTGGGCGATGCGGCGGCGGGCAAGCTGCCGCGCGACGCAGTATTCCAGATCATCGGGCTGACCTCGATTACCTACCTGACGGTGCTGGTACCGGTCAGCTTGTTTCTTGCGGTGATGCTGGCACTGGGCCGCCTGTACATGGACAGCGAGATGTCGGCCATAAATGCCTGCGGCATTGGCCCGCTGCGGGTCTACCGCGCTGTATTTGTCGTTTCACTGATCCTGACGATGTTGCTGGCATGGTTGTCGATGTATGCATCACCATGGGCCGCGCGACAGGCACAGGTGATTACGGAAAAGTCAAAACAGCAGGCCGGGCTCGGCGCACTGGAGCCGGGCCGTTTTCGTTCGGATAACGGCGTTGTGTTTTATGCCGAGCGGGTCGACGAAGACGGCGTCATGCGTAATGTATTCCTGCAGCGTCGACGCGGGCAGAGCATTGAGGTCGCCGTCGCAGAGTCTGGGCAGGTAATCCGCAATGCAGACGAGACAACCGTGCTGTTGCGCAACGGTCGTCGCTACGAAGGAGAGCCGGGCACCGTCAATTTTCGAATCGTCCGGTTTGGCGAGCACGGTATTCCCGTTGCCCGCAGAGAGGCGTCGGCGACGGCGCTCGAGCGGGAGGCATTGCCCACCAGCCAGCTGCTCGGCTCCAGCAGGCCTGCCGATGCCGCGGAACTGCACTGGCGTATCGCGGCGCCGATAAGCGCGATGCTTTTGGGCTTGCTTGCGGTGCCACTGGCGCGTACGCGGCCGCGTCAGGGCCGGTACGGCAGGCTGGCAATAGGCGTGGCGGTGTACCTGGTTTACGCAAACCTGCTCGGTGCGGCGCAGGTCTGGATCCAGCAGGGCAAACTTCCGCCGCTGGTCGGAATGTGGCCGGTGCATGCACTGCTGGCTGCAGCTGCCGGGGTGCTGTACTGGCGTGAGTTGCGGCTGCGCAAACCAAAACGGGTGGCTGTATGAGTACGCTGGACCGCTACATCCTCGGGGCAGTAATCCGCGGGACATTGATGGTGCTGCTCGTGCTGCTGGCACTCAATTCTTTCGTGAGTTTTATCAGCCAGGTCGACAATGTCGGGCAGGGTAGCTACCAAACAGCCGATGCCATCGCCTTTGTCGCGTTAAATTTGCCGTCGATGACCTACTGGATGCTGCCAATTGCGACACTGCTTGGTGCGTTGCTGGGACTTGGCAACCTTGCGTCGCACAGCGAACTGATCGTCATGCGCGCAGCCGGCGTGTCACCGTGGCGGCTTGCCCGCAGCGTGATGCTGGGTGGCATCGCCATCGTGTTGCTAGCGGTTGCCCTCGGTGAGCTGATAGCGCCGCCGGCCGAACAATACGCCAAGCGGCACCGGACCATGGCGCTGCACAACCAGTTGAGCATGGCGCAAGGTCAGAGTGGCTGGATTCGCGATGGCAACGTGGTCATCAACATCGAGCAACTGATGGAAGGTGATCGCGCAGGTGGTATCTACGTTTTTACCTTTGATGAAGAGCGCCGTTTGCAAAGCGTGGTGCAGGCACGCAGCGCCAGCTTTGACGAGCAGGGTCGCTGGTTACTGGATGATTCGCGCAAGACGGAATTTCTCGACGATCGGCTGCAGGCTGAGAAAAAGTCACGGCTGGCGCAGCAAACGGCATTGAGCCCCGGGCTGCTTGGGCTCTCTGTTGTAGACCCGGACAGCCTGGCCAGCCGGGGGCTGTATGCCTATATCAACTATCTGCGCACCAACGGGCTGGATGCTGACAGATATATCATGGCGTTCTGGTCACGAATCGCCACGGTGGTATCTATTGTGGTGATGGCCATGCTGGCCCTGCCGTTTGTTTTTGGTCCGTTACGCAGCACGGGTACCGGCCAGCGCATGTTTATGGGCATCCTTATCGGCGCGGGCTATTTCCTGATAAATCGCCTGGTAGCCAACAGTGGTGCAGTGCTGGGCCTGGATCCGGCACTGACGGCCTGGTTGCCTACCATTACATTGCTGGGGATCACGCTGGCGGCGTTGGCCCGGGTGCGTTGATACCACCGGTCCATTCCAGCCGGGTACCCGACAACAAGTCGTGCCAGCCGCGTTTTTCGCGATCGATCAGCACCCACCAGAATCCGAGCCCTGCCGCAAGCCACGACACTGCTGCCAGCAGGGCCCGCCATATTGCTTGCAGAAATGTCACTGTGTCGCCGTTGGCGGCAACAACATGAAGGCGCCACGCAACCATGCCGATGGTCTGGCCGCCAAATCGCCAGAAACCCGCATAGTAGGCCAGCGCTATAGACGCCACATAGCCCTGGTACCACAGCGTGCCAGGCTCGATAGCATTGCCGCGGGTGAAAAGCAGTGCTGCTGCCGTCGCCGCGATTAAAACCGCCGCCAGAATCAGCGTGTCATAACAGATCGCGGCCAGCCGGCGCAGCAAACCGGGCGGCGTGGTGTTTGTCACCGCGCGCGCCGCAGCAGCAGGGCTGTTGCCAGTAGCCACAGTGCATTGCCGCCGCCACCGGATGGCGCTTGCGGCGGGGTCGGTGCGGGTGCAGGCGGGGCAGGGGCCGGGGCAGTCGCAGCGCGAAACGCACTGCAGGTGGGTTGTTGGCCCGCCGGGGCGGCAGCGTCCGGGTCGTTCGCAAAATAAATCACAAAAGAACAATTGGCACCACCCACATCACCGGGCTGCAGTGCCGAGTCTTCATAGCCATTCCAGTACCCGCTGTTCCAGTCCACCGGTGTCGCCGGGTTTGCATCCAGCTGCATTTGCGCGAAATCCGTCAGTGCAAGTTGCACGGTTGCAGCTGTGGGCGTGGAGGCCGACGCTGGCGTTTGCGACCACGGCAGCTCTACCGAGAACGCATCACCACGCCAGTTCTGGTAGCCATCGGGTGCGCCACCCGGCTGGTCCAGCCAGCTGCTGGACGTCACATCGGCAAAAAAGGCGATCGCAGAGTCGGTAGTCGCCATTTCGAGCTGTTCTGCGCTGCTTGCCTGGCCAGGATAATCAGCTGGCAAATCGTTTGAGTCGAACCAGCGCATCGGCTTGGAAAATCCAACCCAGATGCGGTGATCTTCCGCTGGCACCAGCGCGCGCGACACATCGACCTGGAGTCGGCGACTGTCGCCGTCGGCCAGCCATCTTGCATCGTAGACAACCTCGTCACGTGTCAGGTTTTTGATTTGTATTGCGTTGACAAAGGGTGGCCCGGCCTGGCGGTAAAAGCCGAGCAGGTGAGTCCGCGCCATTTCATCGCGCACTCGTGCGATCTCACCGTCCGGCAGGACAAAGCCACTGTGTGAAACGCCGCTTCCGCCATAATCCTGGCCGCCATTACGCGGTTCGACTTCCAGTGTCCAGGCCGGGATCTGGAATTCGTAGGCGAAGTAGTCTGCGACTGTTCCAATGCCCAGCGAGCCGGCCGGATCCGGGCCATAGCGATACTTGAAACCGGTGACAGCGCGCATGCGGTTAGCAAGGTCGGCGGTAATTGAATCGCGTCGCGTGTTGCCGGTTTGTGGCGTGAAATAGATTTGCGTAAAGGAATGGACGTCGATGCCCAGACGCAGCCGATCAGCTGGCCCCAGCTGCGTTGCAGCGCGCAGGGCCTGGATCTCCGGCTCGGATGATGCAGCGCTGCCACGATAAACCAGGCTGATACTGTTGTTGCTGGACCCGCCGTTCAGGGCAAAACCGTAGACGCTGTTGCGGTTGAGGTCGACGCCAAAAAAACTGTCGTCCGTAGTATCGAGGTCTTCATCAACCAGACTGCCCGCCGGTCTGCGCATATTCTTGCGCCGCATGCGCCCGTCACGCGGCTGGCGAAAATCGGCTGTCACCCGGGTAGGAAAGTTCTGTGTCTGGATAAAGCCATCAATATTCAGGACCGGGATCAGAACCACATTGAAATTGTCATGCAGGAACTGGCCAATGCTGCCGTCCCCTGACAGCTCGACCAGCTGCTCGAAAATTTCGGTGACCACCTCCGGTGACTGCCATTCACGCGCATGAATGCCACCATTAATGATTGCGGCGCCTTCCAGGCTGCCGTCGGCCGAGACGTTATCCGGATCGCCCAGCACATAGGCCCAGATGTCGCGACCTGAACGGGTCTGCCCGACAATTTGCCCCGCAACCGAGGGTTCGGTCAGCAACAGGTCCTGGTGGCGTGCGTACAGCGCGCCGTAGCTGCGAAACCCGCTGACTGCGGTTAGTGAATCGACCGGTATCGGCGGCGCATAGCCCAGCGCGAGATTACCGCTGCTGTTGTCGTTTTCCGTGTAGACAAACTGGGAGTCGCGACAGGCCGGATCGTCCGGGTTACTGATAGTGCCGCTCTGGTCAAACTGGCAAACCGCGTTTGCGGTCACCGGCAGCAATAGCAAAAGCAACGCAACGCGTGATCTCATCGCTTATCCCGGCTATTGCCCGCCAGCTGCAGCGCCAGCCGGGCGCGTTGTTGCAACCACCAGTTATCGGTTTGTCCGGCAATGGCCTCAAGCCGGGCCAGGGTATGACGGTTTGCCTCACGCGCCAGGATGGCGGCCGCGGTTGCGCCCAGGGTGCGATCCGCCAGCAGGCGCCACATCAACTCGTCTGCCGCTGCCAGCTGCGGGCGCAGGCGGCCGATCGCGAATGCGGCGGCAGAGGCTATTTCCGGTCGCTGCAGGGCTGTTTTCAGGACCGCCAGCGCCGCTGGCGCATCGAGGGTCTTTGTGAGTCTGTTCAGCGCGCTGATGGCAACATCACTGCGGCTTTGCGCTAGGACCTTGACGTATAAATTGCTATCGGCAAGAGCGTGGGCAAATTCGGCTGCCAGTGCGCCATCATCGTCGCCGAGGCGTGCCTCGACTTCATGGGAAAATACCGGCAGGTATTTTGCAGGCATCGCTCTGACCGCATCGATTATTCCCGCGCGGGTTGTTGCACCGCCGGCAAAATAATTATCCAGAAGTTGTTGATCACCTGAGCGGGCGTGACGCAATGCAGCCCGGCCGGCATTGCGCCGATCCCACTCGCGCAATGCGAACCTGGCAGCTGCTCCGACATCGGACTGAGGAACCATGGCATTGCCTTCCTCATGCCTGACAAAAACCTGCGGCGGCCGCAGTGCAAGCTGTTCCAGCAGCTGCCGGGCGTCGATGGTTTCTTCCTGCCGGCCCAGCTGCTGCACCAGTTGCCACAGCCGGGTCTCGGAATCGACCGAGACCTCGGCCTTTGCCGCCAGCGCCGCAGCGCGGGCCACAGGCGCAACTTCCGCCCTTGCCACAAGGCATGTCGGCAGGAAGAGCGCGAGGATCAGTATTCGAAAAAGCACTGTTGCATGGCCCACAGGTGGTTGGATTGCCTGCGCGTGGCCAGGTTCAATGCCGGATTGGCGCTCCCTACGGGACTCGAACCCGTGTTCCCGCCTTGAGAGGGCGATGTCCTGACCGCTAGACGAAGGGAGCTGGCCTTGCCCGCTGTGGAATGGCCCGACGCGGTGAGGGTGCTATTATACGGACCGTTTTGGGCCGGCTCCAGACAATTATTTCCGTCAAACAAAGGCTTCCGGAGGTACTCTGAAAGAGCCTCATATCATCCCGCGATCCGAACACACGGTTTCACGCGCCAGTTTTTCACGTAACGCCCTGAAGGTGCTCAATCGGCTGCACCGGGCCGGCTTCCAGGCATTCCTGGTCGGCGGGGCAGTTCGTGACCTGCTGCTGGGGCATGAGCCAAAAGACTTCGACGTGGCCACTGATGCCCATCCGGACGACGTGCGTGACCTGTTCCGCAACTGCCGTCTCATCGGCCGCAGGTTTCGCCTCGCGCATGTCCACTTCGGCCGCGACATTATCGAAGTAGCGACTTTTCGCGGTGACGGCGAAGTGGGTGTGGAAACCGACGCCGCTGGCCGGATCCTGCGTGACAACATTTACGGCAGTATCGGCCAGGATGTGTGGCGTCGTGATTTCACCGCAAACGCGCTGTACTACAACATCGCCGATTTTTCGATCTGGGATTACACAGGCGGGATGAAGGATGTCGCGGCCGGCGTGCTGCGAATGATCGGCGATGCCGAAGAGCGTTATCGTGAAGATCCGGTGCGCATGCTGCGTGCCGTGCGATTCAGTTCGAAGCTGGGTTTCGACATGCATCCCGACACGGCAGCGCCGCTGACCGTGCTGGCGCCAGCGCTGGGTGATGTGCCACCGGCGCGGCTGTTCGAAGAAGCGATCAAATTGTTTATGTCAGGGTCGGCACAGCGTGCCTTCGACCTGCTGGGGCGATACGGTTTGCTGCAGCACCTGTTTCCGGCAACCGTCGCCGTCATGGAAATGGAAGGGGCGGCTTCATTTCGGCAGTTGTTGACACAGGCATTGGAAAACACTGATGAACGTTTTGCCGTGGGCAAATCGATTACGCCGGTGTTTATGTACGCCGTCATGTTGTGGGGGCCGGTTACACAGCGCGTAGCGGCGATCCGCAATGAGCGGCATGGCGATGTGTTCTGGCTCCATCGCGCCACGGACGAGATCCTGAGCGAGCAGCAGGAGCATGTGGCAATCCCGCGCCGCCTGGGTGCTCCGATCAGGGAGATCATCTGCCTGCAGGCGCGTTTCTCTCGTCGTTCCGGGAAGCGTGCGCTCGGCCTGCTGGATCATCCGCGTTTTCGTGCGGCCTATGACCTGATGCTGTTGCGAGTGGCAGCCGGCGAAGAGGATCCTGATCTGGCGCAGTTCTGGACCGAGCTGCAGACAATGAGTCCTGACGAGCAGGCCGAAGCGGTAAACATTTCGCCCCAGGGCGGCTCACGCCGACGGCGTCGTGGCCCGCGTCGCCGCCGACCGCGTGGTGACCAGGTACCCGATGCAGGCTGAGCGCTGGTTACCGGCCTACATCGCCCTCGGCAGCAACCTCGATGATCCGCAGCAGCAGGTGGCACGGGCGCTGTCAGCGCTGGCGGGGCTGGAGCAGACTGTGCTGGCGGCACAATCGTCCCTTTATATCTCGGCACCGCTGGGACCGGCGGAACAGCCGGATTATGTCAATGCAGTCGCGGCAATGCTGACGCAACAGGCGCCGCTGTCACTCATGACCGCGCTGCTGGCGATTGAAAAGCAGCATGGCAGGATACGCGGTACGGAAAAATGGGGCCCGCGGACAATTGATCTGGACCTCCTGCTCTACGGTGATACGGTACGTGAGGGGGAGGAGCTGACGCTGCCACATCCGCGTATGTGCGAGCGGGTATTCGTGCTGCAACCCCTGACTGAACTGGCTCCGGCACTGCGTCTGCCTGACGGGCGCCGGGTGGCCTCGGTACTGCGGCATCTGGACAGCACCGGGCTGCGGCGGTTGTAAGGCGGGAAACGACTTAGAATTATGTGGCAACCGAAATACATCGCCGTTGAGGGCCCGATCGGCGTCGGCAAAACGACGCTGGCCAGCCGGCTTGCTGCCAGTTTTGATGCCGAGCTGGTGCTGGAAGAGCCGCAGGATAACCCGTTCCTCGAGCGCTTCTACCGTGATCCGCGCCGTTACTCATTACCGACCCAGCTTTATTTTATTTTTCAGCGGGCACGCCAGTACCAGGCCATGCGCCAGGCCGACATGTTCGAACCGGTGCGGGTAACAGATTTCCTGCTGGAAAAAGACCGCCTGTTCGCGCAGCTGAATCTGGACGACGACGAGCTGGCGCTTTACGACCTGGTGTACGAAAAACTGGCAATAGACGCGCCGGTCCCGGATCTGGTGGTCTACCTGCAGGCGCCGGCCGAAATTCTGCTCAAGCGTATAGCAACGCGTGGTATTGGCTACGAACAGGGTATTACACGCGAGTACATGGAGCGTGTCAGTGAAGCGTACGCCCGCTTTTTTCATCATTACGACCGTAGCTCATTGCTGATCGTCAACACCGGGCAGATCGACCTGGTTAATACTGACAGCGGCTATGCCACGCTGCTGGAGCAGTTGCGCGGGCTGCGTCCGGGTCGGCATTTTTTCAATCCTGGTCCCGCCGAATTCAACTAAGGGGATAGCGATGTATCAACACCTCGGAAAACGGGCGCAGGAAACGCCGCCGGTCACGCTGTCATCTTTGCGAGAAATGAGGGCAACCAGCGAACCCATCAGTTGCATCACTGCTTACGATGCCAGTTTTGCCGCGCTGGTCGATCTGGCAGGCGTTGACGTCGTGCTTGTTGGCGATTCACTCGGGATGGTCATCCAGGGACACAACACTACTGTGCCGGTAACCATGGATGCGATGGTCTATCATTCGGCAGCAGTGGCGCGTGGCCTGTGGCGCCCCTTTCTGATCACCGACATGCCGTTTATGAGCTATGCCACCCGCGACCAGGCGCTGCGCAATGCTGCCCGGCTGATGCAGGAAGGTGGCGCAAAGATGGTCAAGCTCGAAGGCGGCGTCAATCAGCTGAACGTCGTGCGAGCGCTGGCTGCCAACGACATCCCGATTTGTGCCCACATCGGGCTGACCCCGCAGTCGGTGCACAAGATTGGCGGGTTCAAGGTGCAGGGCCGCGACGCCGCAGCTGCCCAAGG containing:
- the lptF gene encoding LPS export ABC transporter permease LptF, whose protein sequence is MRSIINKYLTREVFSAWLAVTVVLLFILLSNQFARVLGDAAAGKLPRDAVFQIIGLTSITYLTVLVPVSLFLAVMLALGRLYMDSEMSAINACGIGPLRVYRAVFVVSLILTMLLAWLSMYASPWAARQAQVITEKSKQQAGLGALEPGRFRSDNGVVFYAERVDEDGVMRNVFLQRRRGQSIEVAVAESGQVIRNADETTVLLRNGRRYEGEPGTVNFRIVRFGEHGIPVARREASATALEREALPTSQLLGSSRPADAAELHWRIAAPISAMLLGLLAVPLARTRPRQGRYGRLAIGVAVYLVYANLLGAAQVWIQQGKLPPLVGMWPVHALLAAAAGVLYWRELRLRKPKRVAV
- the pcnB gene encoding polynucleotide adenylyltransferase PcnB, which encodes MKEPHIIPRSEHTVSRASFSRNALKVLNRLHRAGFQAFLVGGAVRDLLLGHEPKDFDVATDAHPDDVRDLFRNCRLIGRRFRLAHVHFGRDIIEVATFRGDGEVGVETDAAGRILRDNIYGSIGQDVWRRDFTANALYYNIADFSIWDYTGGMKDVAAGVLRMIGDAEERYREDPVRMLRAVRFSSKLGFDMHPDTAAPLTVLAPALGDVPPARLFEEAIKLFMSGSAQRAFDLLGRYGLLQHLFPATVAVMEMEGAASFRQLLTQALENTDERFAVGKSITPVFMYAVMLWGPVTQRVAAIRNERHGDVFWLHRATDEILSEQQEHVAIPRRLGAPIREIICLQARFSRRSGKRALGLLDHPRFRAAYDLMLLRVAAGEEDPDLAQFWTELQTMSPDEQAEAVNISPQGGSRRRRRGPRRRRPRGDQVPDAG
- the folK gene encoding 2-amino-4-hydroxy-6-hydroxymethyldihydropteridine diphosphokinase, producing MQAERWLPAYIALGSNLDDPQQQVARALSALAGLEQTVLAAQSSLYISAPLGPAEQPDYVNAVAAMLTQQAPLSLMTALLAIEKQHGRIRGTEKWGPRTIDLDLLLYGDTVREGEELTLPHPRMCERVFVLQPLTELAPALRLPDGRRVASVLRHLDSTGLRRL
- a CDS encoding leucyl aminopeptidase, with the protein product MDFHTTSAGPARQRTDCAIVGIYQARRLSADAAALDVASGKAVSAAISSGDIDGRPGATLLLGRLPGVSCKRVLLVGLGKKKEFGARQLRSANAAAAAALAKTGAASAISFLTRETVDGLDGYAVARLTAHDFDSAFYRFDELKSKKDKRPKLKKLGVAGADRNAATEMDRALKDAAAINAGVALARTLGNRPANVCTPAHLADTGRQLAKRYKSVTTKVLDRAAMKRHGMGAFLSVTAGADAPPQLIVMEYSGGGDDAPIALVGKGITFDTGGISIKPAAAMDEMKFDMCGAASVFGTMLALARMRLPINVVGIVPACENMPSGSATRPGDIVETMSGQTVEILNTDAEGRLILCDALTYSRKFNPDTVIDIATLTGACVIALGAHHSGLMTPHQDLADELLDAGRRAGDVAWPLPLTPEYAESLKSNFADFANVGGKPGGAITAGCFLQKFADGLNWAHLDIAGSAWKSGDQKGATGRPVGLLSQFLIDRARAE
- the lptG gene encoding LPS export ABC transporter permease LptG, which encodes MSTLDRYILGAVIRGTLMVLLVLLALNSFVSFISQVDNVGQGSYQTADAIAFVALNLPSMTYWMLPIATLLGALLGLGNLASHSELIVMRAAGVSPWRLARSVMLGGIAIVLLAVALGELIAPPAEQYAKRHRTMALHNQLSMAQGQSGWIRDGNVVINIEQLMEGDRAGGIYVFTFDEERRLQSVVQARSASFDEQGRWLLDDSRKTEFLDDRLQAEKKSRLAQQTALSPGLLGLSVVDPDSLASRGLYAYINYLRTNGLDADRYIMAFWSRIATVVSIVVMAMLALPFVFGPLRSTGTGQRMFMGILIGAGYFLINRLVANSGAVLGLDPALTAWLPTITLLGITLAALARVR
- a CDS encoding RDD family protein; the encoded protein is MTNTTPPGLLRRLAAICYDTLILAAVLIAATAAALLFTRGNAIEPGTLWYQGYVASIALAYYAGFWRFGGQTIGMVAWRLHVVAANGDTVTFLQAIWRALLAAVSWLAAGLGFWWVLIDREKRGWHDLLSGTRLEWTGGINAPGPTPPA
- a CDS encoding DNA polymerase III subunit chi, translating into MTRVDFYILDDDSGDGLQRFACRLVDKAWGRGMRCFINTATPDQAARLDELLWTFRDISFLPHAIAPAAESARLAALIGNDSEPDTELDLLINLSPEVPTWFSRFERVAELVDNHDDRRKAGRERFRFYRDRGYQLESHNIR
- a CDS encoding valine--tRNA ligase, which produces MEKTYDPARIETDCYQFWERNGHFRPSGKGDPYCIMIPPPNVTGTLHMGHAFQDTIMDTLTRYHRMTGRDTLWQPGTDHAGIATQMVVERQLNAEGKTRRELGREAFLERVWQWKEHSGGTISNQLRRLGASVDWSRERFTMDEGLSRAVIEVFVRLHEDGLIYRGKRLVNWDPVLHTALSDLEVLSEEEDGKLWHFRYPLCGATEPRWLVVATTRPETMLGDTAVAVHPDDERYRDLVGKEVELPLTGRTIPIIADDYVDPEFGSGCVKITPAHDFNDYEIGQRHALPMINILTDDARLNDQVPEPYRGMERFDARDRIVTDIEQLGLLEKIEPHKLKVPRGDRSGEVVEPYLTDQWYVRAEPLAKPAIAAVENGDIRFVPGNWAKTYFDWMYNIQDWCISRQLWWGHRIPAWYDDEENVYVGRDEQEIRARNGLADDLPLRQDEDVLDTWFSSALWPFSTLGWPQRTPELATYYPTSVLVTGFDIIFFWVARMIMMGLKFMGDVPFREVYIHGLIRDEDGQKMSKAKGNVLDPLDLIDGIELDDLLQKRTAHLMQPHLKKKIEKSTRKQFRDGIPAFGTDALRFTYASLATTGRDIRFDLGRIEGYRNFCNKLWNASRYVLMNTESADCSTGAVEYSLADRWIRSRLAAAITATREHIEAYRFDLAARVLYEFSWNEFCDWYLELSKPVLQSDTATAELQRGTRRTLAHSLEALMRALHPIMPFVTEDIWRRIAPVAGKSGTTVMNQPYPATGDFARDEEAEAEVAWIRRFILGIRQIRGEMDISPKRALPVLLQDHGPGDRRSLEQHRLYLKSLARLEQIELLDAADTPPPAAVALHGKMKILVPMAGLIEPQAELERLERKREKLARETAAGEKKLANPNFVDNAPGEIVDEIRQRVASQRESLADLETQVTRVRQLLVDNS